Genomic segment of Agrobacterium larrymoorei:
GAAAAGCTTGTTGACCGCCGGAATGAACTTTTCGCGATAGAACCATGCTCGCACCTTAGCTCTCGGCAAATGCGGGACCTGCTTTGCCCAAAAGTTGTCAACGATGCGATCCAGCTCACCTGCCCTGTAGATTTGCATTACCATCGAGAGCCGCTCCGTGTTGGGATCAAAATACGGCAGCTCATTGAAGTCCACAGCGGCGAGAGCTTGCTTGGTACCCGCAACAAATGACTTAGCGTTAAGGCCGAGGTTGTGAATGAACTCCGCATGCTCCTTGTCGCCCATAGTAATGCGGTCTGCAAACCTAGCGCCTTTGCGCGGCCGAACGAGTTTGAGCGCAGCGTCGGGAGCAATCGGCATCAGGATTTTCAGGGTCGATGACTTCAAGCCGTCCGTGCGGAGATTTCCATTTTCTGCGTAGACTTGGACGAAGCCACGGTCTGGTAGCAGGAGGTCGCTCTGCGGGCGCTGGACGAAGATGACAACATGGTGCTTCAACATCCTGACCAAGTCGTCGAGTTCAACAAGACTTTTCGCCATCGTCGCGCTAGCCCGCTTGCGCCGCCCCTCGGCCGAAACTCCTTCGGCTCCCCAATGCCTTTCGAGCCCCATCTCTTTCGCTAGAAATAGAAGGTCGTGTTCCAGATTAACGAGCCGCTTGTGGAGATGCCCTTCACGGATGAACTGAGCCGCGATGTACCGCCGGACGGCCTGGCGGTCATCAGATTTCCGAACGGCCCTGTCGACCATGGCGCGGGACCTGGCGTCAAAAAAATCGGTTTCAATCTTATTCAGAACCTGCTTCTCGACGAAGTTCCTGTCTAGCTAGGGAGATTCATACAGATTGTTCTGCCCTCCGATCTCGGCCAGTTTCACATCTTCTTGGAGAACGCCATCAGTCAGCGACCAGAAACTACTCGTTCCGTCGGCGTTCGCGAACCAGGACATATGATGCCGGGCGAGGAAGTGCTGGTACTTTACATTTGACATGCGCGTTCAGCCAAGTGTTTGGCCCCATCCAGGTCGGAACTCGGTCGTTAAACTATTGCTCGGCTTCAACCAGACTGCGATACCAACCTGAAAACGGGGTCCTCCTGGGCCGACATTGATTTGAGGAGGAATAGTTTCGGAATATCAAGAGAGCTGCGATTCAATCTCTCAAAAACCCCGGTTCGCTCTGCAACTTAATCGCCAGTTCATGGTCAGGGAATTTTTCGACGGCTGCTCGCCAAGTTTTCCGCGCGGCTTCGGTCGCCCCAGCATTCCAAAATACTCCTCCGAGATTGAACCAGGCCAGATCGTAATCGGGGTCGAGAGCAATGGCTTTTTGGTAGGAGGAAGTTGCCGCCCCATCTTCACCTGCCTGTTCGTAAGCAACAGCGAGCTGGAACCAGCTCATGGAGTCCGGCTGCACGCGTTCGGCCTGCTCCTTCAAAATCGAGATAGCCTCTTGGCCGCGATTCAGGAAGTTTAGGGCTGTTCCCAAACAATATCCGTATTCCTCTCCACCAAGGTCGTATGCATGATGAAAACACCTCGCGGCCTCATCCCAATCACCATCTATCTGTGCAAAGTGACCAAGACGATCCCAAAGGAAAGGAGCTTGGCTTGCATCAGCTGAGGCGATAAGAGGCTCGAAGTCTCTGCGGAAACTGCTGTATTCAACCCCGATATCGATGCCGTTCATCTTGAGGTAGACTTTAGCGAGGAGGATTTGTGAGTAAGCAAAATCATTGGCCGGATTGGCCTTTCTAAACCGGTGCCAAAAATCAAGGCTTGCTTGAGCGCTCTCGACTGATACCAGGCCGAAACTAGCCACCTGCCGTGCTGTCCACGGCCATATCCATTCTTGTGTAGCAGCGTGCGCCAATAAGGAATTAATCTCTCGAAATGCCGCTTTGGTACGATGAAGATTAAAGTAGCAGTTGATCCTCCAGCCTAGAGTTGATGAGCTTTTGGAAATCCTACCATCATCGAAAACAACGTTATCGAGGTGGTTGAGCGCCTTTTCGTAATTCCCTTGCTGCACGAAATGTACACCAAGAGCATGATGAGCCTCTGCAAGTGTCGGAGCAAGCTTCAGTGCATCCTCAAAATGCTGTGCGGCCTTATCTCGCTCACCGAGCTTAAAGTAGCTACTGCCCATATTCTTGAGACATTGAGCTACCAACTCCCGATCATCAACGGTGTCCAATTGCCCAAGCGCTTTGACGTAAGACGAAATGGCAGCCTCCTCGTCTCTAAGCGCCGTTTGGCCATTGCCGATTGTAAAATGCAGTCCTCCTATTTCGAAACGGTCAGTTTCGATCAGTCTAACAAAGAAGTCGATTGCACGAGAAATACGCTTTGCGTCTCCATGGCCTGACATGCCGAGATTAATCTCGGCCATGTAGCAGAAACGCATGGCCTCATGGTTCGAGCCAAGAACCGCTGCGAACCGATCAAACGCAGCGGTAATTATCTCTTCCTTGTTGTTATAATAAAGGCTCTCCAAAAGCTCGGCAGCTCGGTTTTGATCCTCCGGCACGTGAATTTCAGGCAGAGCAGAGCCAACGAAAATCCCAAGGTCCTCAGCGCGACCAACCGTCAAGCTAAACCGATAATCACGTGATGCGATGGCCTGCAATCTGGCGAGGCTTGCGAGGGAATCTAGAGCCTCGTGATCCAAGACCTTTGTAAACCGGACACTGATCGTGTCTTGTTCAGTCCAGCTTCTACCGCTGTGGCTATACCCGGTGATGACTGCATCAACCGGCGCGTAAAGGAGTCGGGCGGACGGAAGATGGTAGCAAACATAAAGGGAATACCTCTGCACCATCAGGTAGTTCAGATTGCTGCGTTCAACCCCTATCGTTACCGATCCATCGCAATTTGCATTTTTTGTTGTGCCCTTTAACTGAACGTGAATCCTGACGTTGGTTGCCGAACCGTTTTCTAAAACCTCCAGCTGATAGTCCGTACCGAAGTCCTTGGTGTCGGGTGTTTGGATAAAGCAGGATTCGGAACTATCAACAAAGTTTCGGAACGCACGCTGTGCTTTCTGCTCGATCTCGTTGTTCGTGTCGCGCTTCGGAAGATCGTTAAGATGCTCAAAATCCGGATTATCGGACATACTTTCTCGCAAAATCTACAGGAGAATCAGGTGCTTTATCTTATGAAGACATTGAACACCTGGGTTCTCCGTTGGTCAAATGCTGGTCGGCCACATAGTCATGACATCGACTGATTGCTCGGCAATGTAATAAGAGGCGCTCTTGCCCTCGCGAAAGGGTTCACGTTCTGCGCTGGTATAGCGCTAGAGCGCCAGTTCGAGGAACTGTCAATTTCCAGAAGAATTTTCATCTACGCATTTGGATACGACACCCTCGTGGCGAATGCTAAAAGCGCAATCAGGCTGTCTTTTTCGCAATTGTGTATGCATCTCAGGTTGAGTTCGTACAATCCAATATTGCGTTAGGCAGAATTT
This window contains:
- a CDS encoding tetratricopeptide repeat protein, whose product is MSDNPDFEHLNDLPKRDTNNEIEQKAQRAFRNFVDSSESCFIQTPDTKDFGTDYQLEVLENGSATNVRIHVQLKGTTKNANCDGSVTIGVERSNLNYLMVQRYSLYVCYHLPSARLLYAPVDAVITGYSHSGRSWTEQDTISVRFTKVLDHEALDSLASLARLQAIASRDYRFSLTVGRAEDLGIFVGSALPEIHVPEDQNRAAELLESLYYNNKEEIITAAFDRFAAVLGSNHEAMRFCYMAEINLGMSGHGDAKRISRAIDFFVRLIETDRFEIGGLHFTIGNGQTALRDEEAAISSYVKALGQLDTVDDRELVAQCLKNMGSSYFKLGERDKAAQHFEDALKLAPTLAEAHHALGVHFVQQGNYEKALNHLDNVVFDDGRISKSSSTLGWRINCYFNLHRTKAAFREINSLLAHAATQEWIWPWTARQVASFGLVSVESAQASLDFWHRFRKANPANDFAYSQILLAKVYLKMNGIDIGVEYSSFRRDFEPLIASADASQAPFLWDRLGHFAQIDGDWDEAARCFHHAYDLGGEEYGYCLGTALNFLNRGQEAISILKEQAERVQPDSMSWFQLAVAYEQAGEDGAATSSYQKAIALDPDYDLAWFNLGGVFWNAGATEAARKTWRAAVEKFPDHELAIKLQSEPGFLRD